Within Ferroacidibacillus organovorans, the genomic segment CTACCGGGCTTCCAGCATGCGTCCGTTCACCCGCATTGAGACTAGTTTTGGCGGCAAGTTCAAGTCGGATGACCTCTACGACCTGCGGGCGACGCTGCCCGCGTCCGAGGTAAAGGCGAAGGTATTCAGGGGCTTTAAGAAAGCCTGCCATACGCTGTATAAGTTTGACAGCGACACGGAGCGCAGGTTTGCAATCGTGCTGGAGAACGACGGAGCTGTCCTGAGATGGATGCGCCCCTCCGCCAAGCAGTTCAATATCTACTACGGCGTGGGAGGTGTAAGCCGCTATGAACCTGATTTCGTGGCGGAAACCGCAGATACCATCTACATGGTGGAAACGAAAGCCGCCAATGAGATAAACAGCGACACCGTTAAGGAGAAAGCCGTAGCAGCAATGGAGTATTGCCGGGCTGTTACGGAATGGAATACTGAAAATGGTGGTAAACCGTGGGAGTATGCGCTCCTGTCTCATGACGAAGTGCACTTGCAATCGAGCTTTATGTTTCTGATGAAAAACCGGATGAGGACCGGGCTGAAATTGGATCTATAGCGGAATCCGCCTGTAACGTTCTTGGATTGAACGTCTCAGGAAGGACATGCAGTGGGTAGTCGGGGATAGCCTGATGCCACGAGGATGATGATCACGTGTATGTGCGGGACAAGCAGACCGAGCAAAATCGCGGGCCAGCCGACCAAACCTATGATCCACAGGAGCAAACGCCTCTCTGCCAGCCGCTAAATTCGATCCTATGCAGGTTGTTCCTGTTTTATCCATCTGGCGATGACCAAAACATCTATCACCCAATCTATTTGCATAAACGGGCGCTGATCTACAAGAAGGAAATAAATGGGCTGTTGTATAAACATGCGTCGTCTTTTTGTTGTCCTTTTTCACCTCTGGGCAGAAGGGAGCAGTGCGCCATGAGGCGCTGTGTGTTGAAGCCACGGTTACGTGGTTGGCGATTACCTCATCTCGCCAAGGCTAGGATGGCATGCGCTGGGCTTGAGCAAGTCCAGGGTGTGAAGCCTATCTAACAATGTACCCGTGAGGGAGACCCAACCTCCCAAGATGCGGGGCTAGCCTCTACGACCTGCTATGGTCAGCGAAAGCAAAGTCATGTCCGAAGCGTGGTCAACTGCAACACCCGAAATGTTGGATGACACGGGTGGGTGGAATGAGCATGACACCCTTGGACTTGGTGTCATGACCCGGATTATCCGGTGGTCAGGGCAGTACAGAGGTGCAACTCCCTGAATCTTCCCCGCGTATAGTGGCGACCTAAGGCAGCGAGACAATACACAGTGAACATGGGAACCGCCGCATTCGTCCCAATTGGGATGGACAGCTCCGTTGATGTGGATGCGTCGGGACGGAGGAACCGTTAGTCCGAGATGGGTAACGCCCATCACATGGCGAAGGGTTCCAGTTCGAAGTCCTACGCGCCAGCAAAGTAGGGCTCCTCTATGAGGAGTGATCGCAGATTTATACCGTCGCTCAAGTCAATGCTTGAGACTCGAAGAGAAGTGCGTATGGCACACAGTCAAACTGTGTGTGGGGAAAAACACTTCGAATGGAGAGCCGGATGCGCCCAAAGGCGCAAGTCCGGTTCGGAGAAGAGCTCGGGCGTCAAACTGCTCCTTGCGGGGTGGGTCGGTCCGGGCTTATTCTACATAGTATACACACTCCCACGAGTGATAGAAATCCATAATTTGTCGCCACATTTATATCAACTTCGAAAGGAACGGGTTGTATGATGCCTATATCGACCCTGATCAACTTGGCGGCCGCAACTGGTGCGTGTTTTGCTGCGTATTATACTGCCGTTAATGCCAAGGTCACTCAAGAAGCCTTGAAGATAGCCCTGAAATCCAGGAACGACAATGTAAGACCAGTGCTTGATTTCAGAAGAGCCGAACATGCACATACCATTGGGAAGCATATCAACAGCGCTGGACAATTAACGTCTGCGTTTTATCAGTTTGAAGTAATGAATGTTGGGCAGGGTTCTGCTGTGTTAGGAGACAACCCGTTTCGGCAAGTCCCCATTCTCGAGGTGATTTCTCGGGAATTATCTCATGATCCGATTCGAGGAAAAATGACTGTCATTCCAGAGGATTTTCCACTTAAAAATACCTTGCGACCTGGAGAAGTGATGAACCTTTCCTTTGGCGCTGGTCAGTTTGGAAATCGGCCTATGGGGAACGTGTTTGAATTGCAGCCCATGTATTACACGGACGTATTGGGACGACAATATGAAACCAGGGTGAGTATCCGTGCAGATGCGGGAGACGTAATAGGGATCACAACGAACATAATCGAAGAACGGTCGAATTCCAATGAGAATTTAGAGCTTTAAATGTGATCGGAACACGACATCAATCTCCCTGGCTCAAAAATGGCTAGGTGTAATACTGTAGATATGTGGATTAATAGGATATTTATTTACTTACTGATCAAATTAGTTTTGTCGTTGAAGGGAAAGTGATGCAACGGTCGGATTCAATTTGCAGGAGGTGCATTTGTGAAGTGGCATAAATCATGGAGTACAAGACGCTGGTGGTGGCACTATTTAATCGGAATTGTCGTGATTGCTGTATGCATACTGGTTCAACATGTCACGCCTTTCGGGTATACATGATATGGCGGCGGTTTGTTAATCGCTATAGTCCTTATCATTGCTAATTGGCTTCTACGCAATAACAACGATTCTAAATGACAAAAACAGCGTTTTTCAGAAGTTTTCCTCCTTGAACTATTGGGGGCAAAAATTCATCACACTGGCGAACCGGGACGGTGTATGATTATACGGAGATCAGGATGCCCTGATCTTGCGGCGCATAAGGACTAGAAAGCCCGACAATATATTCCCGGTATGTCGAGTATGCCCGAGTCTACGTGGAAGATTTCGTGCAAAAGGGGAGTCAGTGTTTGTGACTGACAAGACGATGAATTTATTCCTTCGTATTTCCGAATATCGTGTGGTCGGTAACTATCTTCCGAAGGTACGTCGCTGTTTAGATTCATTGAACACACAGCAACTGTGGGAACATGAAACCCATGAAGCAAACTCGGTTGGTGGAATACTGCTTCACATCTGTGAACAGTTCGATCGTCACACTGCTAGGTACAATCAGGTGGGAACGGTTACAGCTGCTGGCATCGAAGATTATTTTCCGGATATGGGGCTTTCGCCGGAAGAACTCGTTGCAAAAATTGAAGAGACATTTACTGCTTGGCAAAGGGCTATTCATGAACTTCTCTCGGATGAGTCCAGAGTGGTAGACTTGTTCAGCATTTATCATCTCATTGAACACACGAGTTATCATTTGGGACAAATCGTGGATAGAGTACAGCGAAAGACAGGTGAATCGTTCCAATTTGTGCAAAAGGATCTCAATGAGCGAAGTTTGCGGGCTATCGTCGAGGATGAGACAGTAGAATAACGCAGGATGACCGGCGAAAGACAGTGGCAAGCCAACTTTGCATGAATATGCGATGCGGCGTGTCGCAGTTCCTAGGCTATTGGGCAGCATCATCCAATATTGACTAACTTCAAGATGGTGCTAGAAAAGGAAGGATAGTAACTATGGGGCACTTGGGGCTCTCGGGAATCATCGCAACTATTGTGCTAATTGCACTGGTGATTGTACTTGTAGTGTCAATTAGACATGGCTACAGAATGAAACCTTGATGTTGTGTTGCTTGTTAGTGGGCGCTCGAAATCGGAGTAGCATGTATGTATGTTTAATGACATGGTCTCACATGGGGAGATCAACCGGAGTCAATTTAATAGGCAGGCTTTTCTGATAAGTCATTGACCTTTGTTGACTAATGGGCTATAATGGAAACGCAAACTAGCCCGCAGGATTCTGTGCTTGCAGAATCCGGTTGGACTGAATTGCGTACGTAGTTGTAAGACCCTGGGAGAGGGCATTCGTAGCCGAAAAAACTTATGTGGTTTATTGTATTCTGCAATTGGCTCGAAAGTCCTTCTTCCCAAGGAAAAATTTTGGGGAGATGGTTTAATGGAAAATGAACATGAACACGGACACGGAAATGAACACAGAAATCATGGAGGGCAGCCGCAACATCCGCCTAAACCTCCGCAACCTGAGCATCATCCAGGAAAGCCGCCCAAGGGCGACGACAAGAAGTTTGCATGATGCCAACACTCACTTGGTACGAACGTTATCCGCATCTCTTTGACGAAGAGAGGGAGACCCTGCTACAGCAGGGTTTCTCTCTGGAGCAAGTTGCAATTCAGCAACACAAACTTGTCAAATTTACAGGCACCATACAGTTTGAGGGTGAAAGCTTCAATATTTTGATTGAATACCCAAAGGCTTTCCCTCATTTCCCGCCAAATGCCTATTGTCAGAATGTCCAATTTCAAAGACATCAAGATGTACAATCTAAACGGCTGTGTTTGTATGAAGAATGGAAAGATTTGGATTTTGAGGTTTTTGGACACAACATAGTCGAGAGAATTAAAGAATGGCTACATGGGTATAAGTATGGGTTCAGTCCAGACTCGGAGATAAACGGACCCGAGCCGAAACAATACCATCAACTCACATCTGGGTTTCGCGGAATCATATTAACACCGAGGGAACTGATAGACAACTGGAGTTTCAGCGAAGCTGTATTTTCCATGAGAATTGCAAGGCTCCGTGATATATGGCAGGGCATTTTAGTAGATATATCTGGTGCAGGAAATACCATTCAAGCCCAACCCATTCATCAAGAATTGTACAAGAACTATCCAGTTGTACATGGCATGTGTTTCGATGTGAATAGTACACCACCGTATTTCCACTCAGGAGTTGAGATCGTTCAATGGTTAGAGGCACATGGTCACGAGAATGTGTTACAAAAATGTATAAGTGCCAGTCACCACTTGCAAGACCAGAACTCGATGTTTGGTCCACTGCTCGGGATACGGTTCATAGATGAGGATGAGTTGCGAGGGCAGACGAGACGTCGCTTTATGATTGTCGCCATTGATTTTCAGAACCAATTTCAAAATCCGAATAGTATCCGAGTGACGCCCATGTGCATCTTTGAGTCAAAGGACATTTCTGAAGAAGTTGTTTTTCGACGTGTAGCCGAATTGCGACCGTTGCAAAATATGAGCGCAGTTATTGTTGGACTGGGTACCATTGGTTCATCAATTGCATTGGACCTTGCTAAAGCCGGGATCGGGAAAGTTGCATTGGTGGATCACGGTTCACTGGATGTTGGAAACGTTGTTCGGCACGTGGGAAATTTGCAACAACTCGGTCAACTTAAAATTGAAGCAGTGACTGCCCATATGAAATCCCACAATCCATACATTGAAATCCAAGAGATTCCCACATACGTGGGAGCATTCCAGGATGAAGAAGTACTGACAAATTGGATATCGAGTGCTGACATATTAATATGTGCAGTCGGTCATTCACCTACAGAAAGATATTTGGATCGAATAGCCCGTCAAAGTAACACTCCTACAGTTTATACATTTTCCAGTTCGGGGGCTTGGAGTGGGCGTGCATTTCGAGTGATACCTGGTACTACTGGATGTTATCACTGTCACCAGTATTTCATTGATGACGGCACTTTGCCCCCCCTGAGTGCTCCGCCGGAGGAATTGGTGATATTTGACAATGGATGCGCTATTCCAGCTTTTCCCGGGAGTGGACTGGATACAGGAATTGTTTCTAACCTAGCATCTCGGTTGGCCATTCAAACACTGCTTGTCGGGCACCCGAATGCGTACGAACCAACCCAAAATGACCATATTGTTTGGTACAGCCGAGGCAAAAATGGCAATCTGGAGATTGTTCAAAAGTCGGTGGGAAAACATGCACACTGCAAATGGTGTTAGCCACGTATTTATGTGCGAGAGTGCAGTTACTGCGATGCATTCTGAAATTAGGAAGTATCGGATCTGTGAAACCGGTGGTATGTTAATTGGCTATCGACGTGATGAACAAATGGTCATTACTCACATTACGGGTCCCGGACCCAATGCACGACATCGGTTATTTTCATTCACTCGTGATACTGAATTCTGCAATCAGGAATTGGAGCGCCTGTACTTTCAGTCAAGTGGCGTTTTGACTTATCTGGGAGAATGGCATACTCATCCTCTTGGGGAGCTCTATCCGAGTGCACAGGATTCCCGAGAGATGAGAGCTATAGCGACAACCCCAAGCTATCAGACCACGTGCCCAATTCTCCTTCTTGCAAAGATCGACAAGCGGAGCGACGGACCCGTTGCACAATGTTTTCGCTATGTGGTGAACAGAAAAATTTCTGTCCCAGAGATGTTCATATGCTCTGATGTTGATATTAATTGATTGACGCGTGATTAAGTCTGTGTTTTGCAGACCAAAAGTGCAGAGTTTCGCTGCGAAGAAATATACGTGTCGCTGCATTTTTACTCACACCGCTATGCTTGATATGGAGCCTCCATGAGCGTGATTTACGCTTGAAGGGCCGCTTGATACCATCAAGCTTGGCCAGTAGCAAGCCTATCACGCCCACCTCTCCACATAAAGCATAGCTAACTTATGCGCATAAAGGTGTATGGAGATGACTGCAAAACTCTGCACTTCTAGACTGCGACAAACAATCAAGTCCGGATCTGTTGTTACTGATAAGCTATCCAGTCCAAAGGTTGACGGCACAAGATGTCCTAGTTTAGACGACATACATTTCCAAATGCCGTATTCGCTTGATGATGGGTGATGATTATGATGGGCTACAATGTCCGACCTTAAGGCTTTTTAGCTCAAATATAACGTTGACGATCTATTTTGTCCGTTTCACGACACGATTTGGACATTGACGCCCGACTTGCCACGACATGTTATGGAAATTTCGTCCTTCCTTCCTATTGAAGCTCACACTATGTGCTGGTGGTTTTCTCGACCACATTGTCGTGTGAGGTGAATCAGTATCCAGTTGGGCGAATGGCGGTTGTACCAACAGCTTATGAGCTAGGGCTGAATCCACAAATGCGTGGATTCAGCCACCATAACCAGTATGGGTGCCCTTCATCGCCTGTCAAGGCTGGAAGGATTGCCTTGACAGGCTCACCTTAGCTGTCTGTACGAGTCCCTTAGAGCATGGAGATACCAGTCAAGGTCATATGAATACTTTGCAATCTTGACTGATTCACGGCTTTGGTCAACATAGCAACCAAATCCTGGACATCCTACGCCATCAACTTTTGGGCATTATAAGGTAGCTAAAACAGTGGGTCCGTCCAGAGAGTGGATGAAAATATGAAAAAAAGCATGAACAACGAGCCTTAATCCCCACAAATTGTTTGTGCGTGGTTCTTGTGCTCACATCAATACTTTTCGCCGCAAGGTGTATACTAACGGAAAAACCATCCAGAAAGGATGAAGTATCCGTTATGAGCACTGATAACCGTCAACATAAACACACCAACCGCCTCATCCACGAAAAGTCACCATACCTACTCCAACACGCGCACAACCCAGTCGACTGGTACCCATGGGGTCCAGAGGCGTTCCAAAAAGCCGCCCGCGAGTCGAAGGCCGTATTCCTCTCCATCGGCTATTCGTAGCCCTGCGGGGCTACGAATAGCACGATACGCTGAAAGTGGAGTAGTTTATCGACCTGTCACTGATGCCGAGTCCATATATTACTCCATTGGAGGAAGATGGAGGAACGGATAATTTCCACTCTCGGTTCCAGAGTAGCTGTCGACACTCTCTCTATTTACATCCTGGTAGGTAACTGGAAGGGAAGATATTGCTGTCTTATTATTGCTTAATCAAGGAAGTCAGTGCTAGTTACATCTTCAATAGAACTGGCCTCAAAATCCAACTTACCGTGTGTGTTCTTGCCGATTTGAATGACATAGTTCCCTTTGAATGTAACAGCGCTATCATCAACCGCCTCATACCGCACTTTGGCGAAATCGGTGCTTTTCATCTTAACGTTCACAATACCGCTTGGTGTCCGAACAGTTGCAGTTTGTCTTGCAATATTCAGAGATTCAATTAGCCCGGTAATAGTTGATTCGCTGGCAGTAAATTTTTCACCATACAAACTCCGAATGTAGTCTCTGTTGTCTATGTCAAATTGTACTTTTTCTAAATTGAAATCATCCTGAGTGTGCAACTCCACTTGCGTGACTCTCGAGGTATTGTTGACTCGGTTGGCAATAGTCGCAACTTCAGAGTATAAATTTATAATAAATTGAAGTTTCGCCTCCATAGCAGAATTTGCGGGTTCTTTTGGCTTAGTCCGGCTGTCGAACATTGTATGTATTTGCTTCTTTGAATAAACGGCTACTGCTGTTATCATTTCTGAAATACAGGCACCTATCGTTGTTGAATAGATTCCGGTTAAAATTGGGTGACTTGCTAAAAATGCGTCGAGAAGATAGGAGTCTGATTGTTTTTGTCGTGCACTGATTTGCAATGCCAATTTGCGACGTTCCACGCTAGATAATTGCTGTCGACCTTTATGGTAGCCACGTGTTTCGAGATAAGCTTTATGTACGAGTCTTTGAACAGATATAAGACTTTCTCCAAGGTCATATATTGGAACGGATTTCTCAGACAACTCTTCACCGATAAAGCGTATCTTCAATAGACTCTTCCGATTTTCTAACGCCAAGGGTTTTCATCCTCCCGTGAAGACTGGAATAATGCAACGAATATTGGATCGTTGCTAATTTGGTATCTGCAAAACTAGAAAACATCCTGTTCTGCCATCATAAAGTGACTTAGTACGGTTTCAACATTCAAATTCTCTTCGATAAACTCTTTCGCTGATCCAGCATGAAATTTAACCTGTTCTCGTTGCTTGGGTTTCAAGATACATAAGGCATTATCTCTGAAATTTGGATCTTTGTTTAAATCGATAATCAAAATAGCTCTCTCGACGTTGTTCTGAAGAGCTTGGCGAAGGAGGCTGTTTATATAGTCGTCACTGAAACTGTACCCAATCACAATTACGAGCTTGCATGCCAATAGGTAGTTTCGTAACTCGTAAACGTTGAATAGGTAGGGATCAATGGATTGCATTTTCGCTTCTGTTCCAAAAATAAGGTCCGGAGTGTCAACAGGGTGTGCTGCGAGTTGCAATATGTTATTGTGTTCTGAATCGCGTGTCCAGTCAATTGAACCGTGCAGTTTGTAGAGATAGATCCCTGCAGAGACCGCTTGATTAGAGAGGTCGAATCTATAACTATTCCACTCGCCATTATCGTCAAAGCCAAGTTCGAGATCGACTGCATTAGACTGTGAATGTTCGAGACACAAATCGTAGTTAAGTGAAAACATCCGTATCGGATAGCCAAGTTCTTGCTGAAAATCATAAAACCGTTTGTAATATTGAGCAGGTTGGTAATTGGGTAGCTTTACCCATTTCAGAAGTTGGCGTGTAATCAACTCCCGAAGTTCCTTGATTTTTTCAAAGTTTGTACCGGCAAGGTCAATCAGGCGGTTGTTCCAATTGGCGATGAAGGGATATACAATGTTTTTTTCCTTCTTTTCCAACTCGGACAGCACGATCATCAGCCGTTCAATTCCGACGACGCGATCAAATTCACCGAAAATACCATCGGAGTATATAACTGCACTCTTTATGTAGTAATAGAGTTGCCGATATTTTTGCCACTCTTCCGTGTGAATCAGCTTGGATTCGATTTCATGGACCATCTGGTTGACCGTCGGTATTCCGGCATCAACACTGCATCCTGCCCCTAGGAGGAAAATAACGTCATCTTTTTTAACGCTCATTCTCAACGCCCTCCTATAAAAACCACGGTAAAGCATAGTTGCTAAGATCAATGTCACCATTAGGGTTGAACTTATAAAACTCTGCAATGAACTTGGCAATAAGGTTTGGATAAAATATTGAAACTGGTACCAACTTTGCATTGAATCCTCGCCAGTTTGCACCGGATAGATTAATGATGTCTTGTAAATAGCGCATCATTTGGTCCTGTTGAACTTCGGTTGAATTCATGAATTGGATGTGAACCGGGTTGCCAACTCTGGTGCGCACAGAATTCTTGCCAGGTTGAAGACCTTCGAACCAGACGAGAAACTCGTCACGTGCAAGTTGAACATAAGTACTCTCAGTCGGGATTTTTGTATTGTTGTCTGCAAATCCGAAAAACTTGTTGTGCGTGTTGATTTTGACGAATTGAAATTGAATGTGTGCATATCGTCCCGAAACTTGTCTTACTCCTTGTTCAATGTAATTCATCTCGTCTCTTCGGATTTTGAAGGGCAGATGGATTACACATTTTTCAATCGAATTATCTACATTCTCTTCGATGGACTGTTGAATGTTTGTGCGGAGTTCTTCGATATAATTTGTCCTATTCTGGGAGTTCCCAAGAACATTGATTTTTCTATAGACCCCACTAGAATCTAGACAAACCGAGTAAGCAAAGTATTTAAGAATGTGGCCATCAGAATCTTTCTTGTGGGCAGACCCAATTCCAAAGATCAAGCATTTTTCATTGCTTGGCTTGACTTCCCATGGGATTCCACCCAGTTTGGAAAATATCTGAAGAGCTACGTTTCCAACAGACCACTGAAAGACGCGCGGATCCATGAGTTTTTCGATGCGGATGGTTTGCACAGGCAGACATTGAGACGTAAATAGATATTTTAAATAATGGTACGGAGAGAAGCCTGAAGATGGCATATCATCCTTCTGGTCTAGTAAAAAGACTCCGATAATCGCCCGTGTCGGAAATTCTCTTCGATATTCCTGGATATCAACCAATGTTTTGTCCAGACTTTCCTTTGATAAGTCCGTGAGAATAATAGGTTTGAAGTTGTCGGCGTGAAGCTCCACTCCGAATAACTCACTCATTCCAGCAAATCGGTCACGGTTCTTTTGGCCGGTAATGTACTTATAGAATTCGTTCGCAGCATCACGATGCTGTTGCCGAAAGATACATACCAACAAGGGATCTTCTTTAAGCGTCTTAAATGCGCCGTGCCTAGCGATGCCGGAAAATTGATGAATTGCTTCCTTTCCTGCCCCGACTACATAGGACTTCGCTCGTAAGGAATGGGATGTAAGTTTCAGCAAGTTCCCGTCGATATCCAATTCTTCAGCAAGATCGACGTTGAAGGGAAAGAGACGGGCTCCGAACCGATGGATGAACTGATTTATCTTGTCGAACTGATCGCTATAAAAGTTGACGTTGCTTTTCCCAAATTTATCAAGACTCAAACTCAACTGTTGCACTCTAATCGAATAAGGGGATCCCTGACGTACCCGAAATGCAAAATTAACTAGAAAACCAAATTCGGATTCCGCTTTCAAATAATAGGGTTGAACTTCAACCACCTCATGACCTTCGGCATGGCGGACGAGCACAAAGTCTATACTCTTCACAAACTCATTATGACTATTTTGTAAGTACTCGGACGAACTCAGTGAACCTGTGGTCTTTTCCAAAAATCGTTGCCAAATTGCCCACTGGGCCAGATAGGGATTGTCGCGGCCCTCACAAAGGAAATTCTCAAAGCCAACCTGTTCGGTTAAAGAAACCCAGTATTCCTTGTATTCTGTCGAGACTCGACTTATTGGTAGTTTCGCCCGGTAAAATGATGGTGGTTTCGACAGGCTGTCGTACTCCTGTCTATAAATATGGAATGAAAAATTATGAGGGCTTATGGAAAGAAAATTAAGTTGGATTGGAAGGTTGCTCAATGAACTTCACCTAGTCTCAGAACGTGCTATAGTTTTATCCAAAAGTAATATTCGACATACTTCAGCCAATTCCTCCAATCGGAGGAATTGGCAAGCGAACTGAAGCCATATTCAGTGGGGGACATGGTATAAACCTCTGCATTATCGAGACAGAGTTGTGGGAACCACGTTTGTGGTCCGACGGAGGAGAAGTTTAGAAATCCGTGTTTGTCCGCACTTGTTCGGGTTTCGGAGGAGCATGTAGGATATGGAGGGACGTGCGTATGCGTTGCTTTGCACGAATCGAACCCAACGTAATGGTGATGTTAGGCTCTAATGGTGGACACAGCGAATCGAGAATGTGAAAATAAGTAAATCGATTCGAGGTGTTTATGATGACAAAGCCAACTAGGCACAGCACGGAATTTAAATTGAATACGGTGAAAATGATTTTGGAGGAGGGGCGGGTCGCCTCTCAGGTTGCACGGGATTTGGGCATTTCCGACAAGACATTATACGGCTGGATAGCGCAGTATAAAAACGACCCGAAGCACCCGTTTGTTGGATCTGGTTATATGAAGCCAGATGCGCAAGCAACGCGGGATTTGGAGCGAGAAAATCGTGAGTTGAAAGAGGAACTAGAGATTTTAAAAAAGGCGCTGCGCATCTTCAGCAAGGACCGGAAGTAAGGTATCAATTCATCTATGATCACCGCTTCGACTATTCGGTTCAGAGGATGTGCAAAGTGCTTGAAGTCTATCGAAGCGGGTACTATGCATGGGTTAAACGCCCAATTAGCGAGCGCAAACAGCGTCGAATGAATCTCACCCGACGTATTCATCAAATCTTTCTGTCCTCTCGGCGTTTATACGGGAGTCCAAAGATTATGCGGGTGTTGCGAGACGAGGGCGTACGTGTTGGGCAGAAAACAGTGGCTCGTATCATGCGGGAGAATGGACTGAAGAGCCGCACAGTCCGCAAATATAAGGCAACAACCAATTCCAAACACAATCAGCCTGTGGATGACAACGTGCTAAATCAGACGTTTACGGCCGAGCGACCAAACCAGGTGTGGATGTCGGATATTACATATGTCTGGACCGCAGAAGGATGGCTCTACGTCGCGAGTATCATGGATTTATACACACGAAAAATTGTTGGATGGAAAGCCGACTCACGCATGACCAAGGAACTCGTGATTAGCGCATTAGACGACGCGTACAAGCGGGAAAAACCAGCTGATGGCGTGTTGCATCATTCGGATCGAGGCAGCCAGTATGCGTCCAATGAGTACCAAGCAAGGCTGAAAAAGTACAAGATAAAAGGCAGCATGAGTCGAAAGGGCAACTGTTACGACAACGCTTGCATTGAAGCATTTCACAGCGTCATTAAACGTGAGCTCATACATTTAGAGACGTACAAAACGCGCAAACGGGCGCATAGAGACATCTGGGAGTACATCGAGATTTGGTACAACCATTTGCGGATTCATTCGTCGATTGGATATAGAACTCCTGTTCAATTCCAATCGGTGTATTTCAAAAAAGTGAACAAGCAGGCTAGCTAGCATAAAACAACAATGTATCAGACTGTTTTGATATTATTTGTTCGGGGTGTCCACCATATTGACTTAATACCATGGATGTCTTCAGAACCAGATCAGTATCCAGTGGACACCCCCCGGCCGTATTCCTGACAAGTAGTCAGCTTTGATTCCGCGCTACCAATAACATTGTTTGTCATAGTAATTGGGAGAGGGAAGAAGGGATTTTTGATTATAATATCGAAAATATCATAGCGAACTGAGGGATGGGTCTAGACATATCGAGAATACATAAATTTAACGGTAAAATGAGGAGTACAATGAGCACCGACCGGTATAAGGTAACTACCCAGTACATGAAAAAGGAATTATTTCGCGCATTAATGCTGCAAGGATATGTTATTAGGAGAGACCGTGTTGACTTACCGACGCTAGACACAAAAGAAGATATACGGGAAGCTCATTTGATTCAACGCAGGTCACGTTTAAAGGTTGAGCAGTTGTTCTACAAGTCACGTGGAACTGATTTGATAGACGATTTCTTCGCTAATGGTCACGACGTTAATCCATCTTCTTTCGACCCTGAGATTATTCCGGTAGAATCAGGCAAATGGACAGGGGAACTGTTTCGAGTTGCCACCTTACTTTGGAGTATTCCGGTCAGTAGGGGATACGGTCGAAGAATGAGGTTTTTAGTCATGGATAAATTCAATGGTAAATTGGTAGGCATAATTGCATT encodes:
- a CDS encoding DUF255 domain-containing protein; the protein is MSTDNRQHKHTNRLIHEKSPYLLQHAHNPVDWYPWGPEAFQKAARESKAVFLSIGYS
- a CDS encoding SIR2 family protein, whose protein sequence is MSVKKDDVIFLLGAGCSVDAGIPTVNQMVHEIESKLIHTEEWQKYRQLYYYIKSAVIYSDGIFGEFDRVVGIERLMIVLSELEKKEKNIVYPFIANWNNRLIDLAGTNFEKIKELRELITRQLLKWVKLPNYQPAQYYKRFYDFQQELGYPIRMFSLNYDLCLEHSQSNAVDLELGFDDNGEWNSYRFDLSNQAVSAGIYLYKLHGSIDWTRDSEHNNILQLAAHPVDTPDLIFGTEAKMQSIDPYLFNVYELRNYLLACKLVIVIGYSFSDDYINSLLRQALQNNVERAILIIDLNKDPNFRDNALCILKPKQREQVKFHAGSAKEFIEENLNVETVLSHFMMAEQDVF
- a CDS encoding DinB family protein, with protein sequence MTDKTMNLFLRISEYRVVGNYLPKVRRCLDSLNTQQLWEHETHEANSVGGILLHICEQFDRHTARYNQVGTVTAAGIEDYFPDMGLSPEELVAKIEETFTAWQRAIHELLSDESRVVDLFSIYHLIEHTSYHLGQIVDRVQRKTGESFQFVQKDLNERSLRAIVEDETVE
- a CDS encoding Mov34/MPN/PAD-1 family protein; translation: MCESAVTAMHSEIRKYRICETGGMLIGYRRDEQMVITHITGPGPNARHRLFSFTRDTEFCNQELERLYFQSSGVLTYLGEWHTHPLGELYPSAQDSREMRAIATTPSYQTTCPILLLAKIDKRSDGPVAQCFRYVVNRKISVPEMFICSDVDIN
- a CDS encoding ThiF family adenylyltransferase, translated to MPTLTWYERYPHLFDEERETLLQQGFSLEQVAIQQHKLVKFTGTIQFEGESFNILIEYPKAFPHFPPNAYCQNVQFQRHQDVQSKRLCLYEEWKDLDFEVFGHNIVERIKEWLHGYKYGFSPDSEINGPEPKQYHQLTSGFRGIILTPRELIDNWSFSEAVFSMRIARLRDIWQGILVDISGAGNTIQAQPIHQELYKNYPVVHGMCFDVNSTPPYFHSGVEIVQWLEAHGHENVLQKCISASHHLQDQNSMFGPLLGIRFIDEDELRGQTRRRFMIVAIDFQNQFQNPNSIRVTPMCIFESKDISEEVVFRRVAELRPLQNMSAVIVGLGTIGSSIALDLAKAGIGKVALVDHGSLDVGNVVRHVGNLQQLGQLKIEAVTAHMKSHNPYIEIQEIPTYVGAFQDEEVLTNWISSADILICAVGHSPTERYLDRIARQSNTPTVYTFSSSGAWSGRAFRVIPGTTGCYHCHQYFIDDGTLPPLSAPPEELVIFDNGCAIPAFPGSGLDTGIVSNLASRLAIQTLLVGHPNAYEPTQNDHIVWYSRGKNGNLEIVQKSVGKHAHCKWC